A region of Struthio camelus isolate bStrCam1 chromosome 30, bStrCam1.hap1, whole genome shotgun sequence DNA encodes the following proteins:
- the LOC104139503 gene encoding G patch domain-containing protein 4 produces the protein MSRPEPPGRGMRFAESQLRRHGWKRGKGLGKREDGIAEAIKVKVKCDTAGVGHDPAEQFSFHWWDHVFNKSAANIAVEAGQDGISVKTLSEQDAEISNKKPRKASSAEGMLYGRFVKAATLTAHGEEAAKSPAASDSSEEEEKLDLSSVRRLTDEELIRACGGRTAHKGARHGLTMSAKLARLEEQERAFLASYRQKNGLPETPESSLPAERQKKKKKKKRCKDSADPEAEQSQEPSEEENTVEEGERVAKRKKKKRKHKELVERGESEAEAPLGEEDEPDHTGHSPKKKKKRKKRQREAD, from the exons ATgagccgcccggagccgccgggccgcgggatGCGGTTCGCGGAGAGCCAGCTGCGGCGGCACGGCTGGAAGCGAG GCAAAGGGCTGGGGAAGCGGGAGGACGGCATCGCCGAAGCCATCAAGGTGAAAGTGAAGTGCGACACCGCTGGG GTGGGCCACGACCCGGCGGAGCAGTTCTCCTTCCACTGGTGGGACCACGTCTTCAACAAGTCGGCTGCCAACATTGCCGTGGAGGCTGGGCAG GACGGCATCTCCGTGAAGACGCTTTCTGAGCAGGACGCCGAGATCAGCAATAAGAAGCCACGCAAGGCCAGCAGCGCCGAAGGCATGCTCTACGGCCGCTTTGTGAAG GCGGCCACGCTCACGGCACACGGGGAGGAGGCCGCAAAGTCACCCGCCGCCTCGGACAGcagtgaagaggaggagaagctggaCCTCTCTTCAGTCAGGAG GCTGACGGACGAGGAGCTGATCCGAGCCTGCGGGGGCCGCACAGCACACAA GGGTGCCCGGCACGGCCTGACGATGAGCGCCAAGCTGGCCCGCCTGGAGGAGCAGGAACGAGCCTTCCTGGCCTCGTACAGGCAGAAAAATGGGCTGCCAGAGACCCCGGAGAGCAGCCTCCCAGCagagaggcaaaagaaaaagaagaaaaagaaacggTGCAAAGACAGTGCTGATCCCGAAGCTGAGCAGAGCCAGGAGCCGAGTGAGGAAGAGAACACagtagaagagggagagagggtggcaaagagaaagaaaaagaagaggaagcacAAAGAATTAGTTGAGAGAGGGGAGAGCGAGGCAGAGGCACCTCTAGGAGAAGAAGATGAGCCAGACCACACCGGGCACAGccccaagaagaagaagaagaggaagaagagacagCGGGAGGCAGACTGA